One region of Moraxella sp. ZY210820 genomic DNA includes:
- a CDS encoding phage tail protein I has protein sequence MSKYRSLLPVNSTQLERDLEYIGVKIERLPVPFVALSRIDECPEAYLPWLAWSHRVEYWNPDWTIEQKRQAIHSAKDFNAGRGTQGSLQALINTVTTDYRITSWHQMKPKGQPYTFIVAVDKSQMLTVDELATLHTAIDATKSQRDLYSIDAQVKSQATLNVGGQITAGEIIYLSEKR, from the coding sequence ATGTCTAAATATCGCTCCTTGCTCCCTGTCAATAGCACTCAGTTGGAGCGTGATTTAGAGTACATCGGTGTCAAAATCGAACGCTTGCCTGTGCCTTTTGTTGCTTTAAGTCGCATTGATGAATGTCCTGAAGCCTATTTGCCGTGGCTGGCATGGTCGCACCGTGTGGAATATTGGAATCCTGATTGGACGATTGAGCAAAAACGACAAGCCATTCATTCTGCTAAAGATTTTAACGCAGGACGTGGCACACAAGGCTCATTGCAAGCCTTAATCAATACGGTTACTACAGATTATCGCATTACCTCGTGGCACCAAATGAAACCCAAAGGTCAGCCATACACCTTTATTGTTGCAGTGGATAAAAGCCAAATGCTCACTGTTGATGAATTGGCAACTTTACATACAGCGATTGATGCAACCAAGTCGCAACGTGATTTATACAGCATCGATGCTCAAGTAAAAAGCCAAGCAACATTGAATGTAGGTGGTCAAATTACCGCAGGTGAAATTATTTATTTGTCGGAGAAAAGATAA
- a CDS encoding WYL domain-containing protein yields MFELFALALVVWVIYCFATGKFSKENQEKNKQELDKSFQELKDTFKNHPFKSEPKKEKPSEPIRVFKNKGNDLKTRLTITYKDYDGDESYRTIQIKRIYKDGKHWYIDAFCESAQAERTFRSDRIIDLMNLKTYECLQNQTAIRAYIRDLAKNGGY; encoded by the coding sequence ATGTTTGAATTATTTGCATTAGCTTTGGTAGTTTGGGTTATTTATTGCTTTGCTACTGGTAAATTTAGCAAAGAAAACCAAGAGAAAAATAAGCAAGAGTTGGATAAAAGTTTTCAAGAATTAAAAGATACTTTTAAAAATCACCCATTTAAAAGTGAACCAAAAAAAGAGAAACCAAGTGAGCCTATTCGTGTATTCAAAAACAAAGGGAATGATTTAAAAACTAGACTTACTATTACTTATAAAGATTATGATGGTGATGAAAGTTATCGCACTATTCAAATTAAACGGATTTATAAAGATGGTAAACATTGGTATATTGATGCCTTTTGTGAATCTGCTCAAGCTGAACGCACTTTTCGCTCTGATAGAATTATTGATTTGATGAACCTTAAAACCTATGAATGTTTGCAAAATCAAACCGCTATCCGTGCCTATATTAGAGACTTAGCCAAAAATGGTGGATACTAA
- a CDS encoding glutamate-5-semialdehyde dehydrogenase, translated as MQNIQQYMQQLGQNARQASRQLSIATTQQKNQALELIYQALEQQQQAIFTANQTDVANAKQNGLDPAMVDRLEITPARFQTMLDGLKDVINLADPIGEITDMNYRPSGIQLGKMRVPLGVIGMIYESRPNVTLEAGSLALKSGNAIILRGGSEALNSNQAIAQAILAGLAQSELPQTSVQVVNTPDREAVGQLITMSDYVDVIVPRGGKSLVERVTNEARIPVIKHLDGICHVYVDNQANMEKAVKVAFNAKTQRYAPCNAMETLLIHKDIANSFLAEIVPLYREKNVELRICATTQAIFNQQNLGNYILATDEDWITEYLAPILSIKIVNNITEAIEHINHYGSHHTDAIITENYSHARLFLAQVDSSSVMVNASTRFADGFEYGLGAEIGISTDKIHARGPVGLEGLTSQKWIVFGDGHIRQ; from the coding sequence ATGCAAAATATACAACAATACATGCAACAATTGGGGCAAAACGCACGTCAAGCATCACGTCAGCTTTCAATTGCAACAACACAACAAAAAAATCAAGCACTTGAATTAATTTATCAAGCACTTGAACAACAACAACAGGCGATTTTTACCGCCAATCAAACTGATGTTGCTAATGCAAAACAAAATGGCTTAGACCCTGCTATGGTTGATCGTTTAGAAATCACGCCTGCTCGTTTTCAAACCATGCTTGATGGCTTAAAAGATGTGATTAATCTCGCCGACCCGATTGGTGAAATTACCGATATGAATTATCGCCCATCGGGCATTCAACTTGGTAAAATGCGTGTACCTTTAGGCGTGATTGGTATGATTTATGAATCTCGCCCAAATGTAACCTTAGAAGCAGGTTCTCTTGCCCTTAAATCAGGGAATGCCATTATTTTGCGTGGAGGTTCAGAAGCATTAAATTCCAATCAAGCCATTGCACAAGCGATTTTAGCTGGCTTAGCTCAATCCGAATTACCACAAACCAGTGTACAAGTCGTTAATACGCCTGATCGTGAAGCAGTTGGACAACTTATTACCATGAGTGATTATGTTGATGTGATTGTACCACGTGGCGGAAAAAGCTTGGTAGAGCGTGTTACCAATGAAGCTCGTATTCCTGTGATTAAGCATTTAGATGGAATTTGCCATGTTTATGTTGATAATCAAGCAAATATGGAAAAAGCTGTTAAAGTTGCCTTCAATGCTAAAACTCAGCGTTATGCACCATGTAATGCAATGGAAACTTTACTTATTCATAAAGATATTGCTAATTCTTTTTTAGCAGAAATTGTACCATTATATCGTGAAAAAAATGTAGAATTACGTATATGTGCTACTACTCAAGCTATTTTTAATCAGCAAAATTTAGGCAATTATATTCTAGCTACTGATGAAGATTGGATAACGGAATATCTTGCTCCAATTTTATCGATTAAAATCGTGAATAATATTACTGAAGCAATTGAGCATATTAACCATTACGGCTCACATCATACTGATGCGATTATAACTGAAAATTATAGTCATGCCCGATTATTTCTTGCTCAAGTAGACTCTAGTTCAGTTATGGTCAATGCTTCTACACGATTTGCTGATGGATTTGAATACGGTTTAGGTGCAGAAATTGGTATTTCTACTGATAAAATCCATGCACGTGGTCCTGTAGGCTTAGAAGGACTTACTTCACAAAAATGGATTGTGTTTGGTGATGGACATATCCGTCAATAA
- a CDS encoding helix-turn-helix transcriptional regulator, whose product MNEIAERLKSERKRLGFTQKQIAQAIGIGEASWNRYEKYAVPFDTNVMIGLHNNGFDILYLLFGVRQIHSPMMVSDDFLQVFTIYNQLDSQAKQYFLEMAELVLKMNKKDPTGVE is encoded by the coding sequence ATGAATGAAATTGCTGAACGTTTAAAAAGTGAACGTAAACGCTTAGGTTTTACGCAAAAACAGATCGCTCAAGCTATTGGAATTGGTGAAGCATCGTGGAATCGTTATGAAAAATATGCCGTTCCCTTTGATACAAATGTGATGATTGGTTTGCATAACAATGGTTTTGATATTTTATATTTGCTGTTTGGCGTGCGACAAATTCATTCACCAATGATGGTGAGCGATGATTTTTTACAGGTATTTACTATTTATAATCAATTAGATAGTCAAGCTAAACAGTATTTTTTAGAAATGGCTGAATTGGTTTTAAAGATGAATAAAAAAGACCCTACTGGTGTGGAGTAG
- the nfsB gene encoding oxygen-insensitive NAD(P)H nitroreductase, with protein MNSQTLAQKRYTCKAYDNTREIPYDVLQRLLEVLRLSPSAINIQAWKFLVAQTDEAKQKLAQATIDSHAHNTPKILNSSVAIVLAGQNEIDNQHLHDVMNCEAQAGRFATAEAQQQRTQHCLNYIQQKRALPTYEMKTWIDNQIYIALGSLLTSAEIEGIQATPIEGFDSEILDQVLDLSSQNLHSRVIVALGYSSDDDFNRKLPKARLSAEQVIQYL; from the coding sequence ATGAATAGTCAAACTCTTGCTCAAAAGCGTTATACTTGTAAAGCTTATGATAATACACGTGAAATTCCCTATGATGTTTTACAACGTTTACTTGAAGTATTACGTTTAAGCCCATCGGCAATCAACATTCAAGCATGGAAATTTCTCGTTGCTCAAACAGATGAAGCAAAACAAAAACTCGCTCAAGCCACAATTGATAGTCATGCACATAATACACCCAAAATTTTAAATAGTTCTGTAGCGATTGTACTTGCTGGTCAAAATGAAATTGATAACCAACATTTACATGATGTCATGAATTGTGAAGCTCAAGCAGGGCGTTTTGCCACAGCAGAAGCACAACAACAACGCACACAACATTGTTTGAATTATATACAACAAAAACGTGCTTTACCTACATATGAAATGAAAACTTGGATTGATAATCAAATTTATATTGCACTTGGTAGTTTACTAACATCAGCAGAAATTGAAGGCATTCAAGCAACGCCTATTGAGGGTTTTGATAGTGAAATATTAGACCAAGTACTTGATTTATCATCACAAAATTTACATAGTCGTGTGATTGTCGCTCTAGGGTATTCTAGCGATGATGATTTTAATCGTAAATTACCTAAAGCTCGTTTATCAGCTGAACAAGTAATTCAATATTTATAA
- a CDS encoding baseplate J/gp47 family protein, whose product MSNRVDLSNLPYPDFLQELDFEQILQECKDDFVQRFPAMAETVQLESEPVTKLLETFAYRLMIKNHEMNSQAKALTLAYATGADLDHLAVNRDVYRLLIQPENNNVIPPIPAIYESDEALRRRVQLSVERQSAGSTGAYQYWALSADGDVRDISVITESPGRVDVYVQSHKETVAPQSLLQKVDTALDPTSRRPFTDDVHIHAATPYDFRISATLILFAGPDREVVLENAKNELKKYLDKVSYLGYDVTLSGIYNALHQGGVQKVDLHEPTQNIVISNKQYARCVSQNITSSEYRDV is encoded by the coding sequence ATGAGTAATCGTGTTGATTTATCCAATTTGCCCTATCCTGATTTTTTGCAAGAATTGGATTTTGAACAAATTTTACAGGAATGCAAAGATGATTTTGTTCAGCGTTTCCCTGCAATGGCGGAAACGGTACAGTTAGAAAGCGAACCTGTAACCAAGCTATTGGAAACATTTGCTTATCGTTTAATGATTAAAAACCATGAAATGAACAGCCAAGCCAAAGCCTTAACTTTAGCCTATGCCACAGGTGCGGATTTAGACCATTTAGCGGTCAATCGTGATGTTTATCGTTTGTTAATCCAACCTGAAAATAATAACGTAATACCGCCTATTCCTGCCATTTATGAAAGTGATGAAGCCTTACGCAGACGTGTGCAGTTATCTGTAGAACGTCAATCAGCTGGTTCAACTGGGGCTTATCAATATTGGGCCTTATCTGCTGATGGCGATGTGCGTGATATTAGTGTCATCACTGAATCCCCTGGGCGAGTGGATGTTTATGTACAAAGTCATAAAGAAACAGTCGCACCGCAAAGTTTACTTCAAAAAGTTGATACCGCTCTTGACCCGACATCTCGCAGACCATTTACTGATGATGTACATATTCATGCTGCCACGCCGTATGATTTTCGCATTTCAGCAACATTGATTTTGTTCGCAGGTCCAGACCGTGAAGTAGTGTTAGAAAATGCTAAAAATGAACTTAAAAAATATCTCGATAAAGTGAGTTATCTCGGTTATGACGTAACTTTATCGGGGATTTATAACGCACTACATCAAGGCGGTGTGCAAAAAGTCGATTTACATGAGCCTACACAAAATATTGTCATTTCTAATAAGCAGTATGCTCGTTGTGTTTCGCAAAATATTACCAGCTCGGAGTATAGAGATGTCTAA
- a CDS encoding D-alanyl-D-alanine carboxypeptidase family protein gives MIPMAISATIIPNAPQLNNKSYVLMDYETGKILASSNEDLRLPPASMTKMMTSYIIEQKLQNGELTEDEKVRMNETAWCRGSSAESCMFVPLDGTATVLDMLKGIIIQSGNDASKAMAEHISGNEGTFSHLMNQEAKRLGMNNTNFVNSTGMPAQNHYSTAKDMAILAQHIIADNPKYYPLYAQKEFTYNNIKQNNRNTLLFTDPSVDGLKTGHTAEAGYCLATSSKRGGMRLISVIFGAYSEAERTRQTRELLNWGYQNFENIHVKSGKEILQTPQVWFGTKNSVKIGLVDDFSIVVPKGEKPIVSTKIAIQADIKAPIQEGQILGKLITSVDDQVVAEKPLVALEAVEEAGFLSRLIDHIKQFFTNLF, from the coding sequence ATGATTCCAATGGCTATTTCTGCCACAATTATCCCTAATGCACCACAATTGAATAATAAATCATATGTTTTAATGGACTATGAAACAGGGAAAATTTTAGCAAGTAGTAATGAAGATTTACGTTTACCTCCAGCATCAATGACTAAAATGATGACCAGTTATATCATTGAGCAAAAATTACAAAATGGTGAACTAACTGAAGATGAAAAAGTTCGTATGAATGAAACTGCTTGGTGTCGAGGTAGCAGTGCTGAATCATGTATGTTTGTTCCTTTAGATGGTACGGCCACTGTCCTAGATATGCTAAAAGGTATTATCATTCAATCAGGCAATGATGCCTCAAAAGCTATGGCAGAACATATTTCTGGTAATGAAGGTACATTTTCCCACTTGATGAATCAAGAAGCAAAACGTTTGGGCATGAATAATACCAATTTTGTTAATTCAACTGGTATGCCTGCACAAAATCATTATTCAACTGCTAAAGATATGGCGATTTTAGCACAACATATTATTGCTGATAATCCCAAATATTATCCTTTATATGCACAAAAGGAATTTACTTATAACAATATTAAACAGAATAACCGCAATACACTCTTATTTACCGACCCGAGCGTTGATGGTCTTAAAACAGGACATACTGCCGAAGCAGGTTACTGTCTAGCCACATCAAGTAAACGTGGCGGTATGCGTTTGATTTCTGTAATTTTTGGTGCATATAGTGAAGCAGAACGTACACGTCAAACACGTGAATTACTTAATTGGGGTTACCAAAACTTTGAAAATATTCATGTAAAATCAGGTAAAGAAATTTTACAAACACCACAAGTTTGGTTTGGTACTAAAAATAGTGTAAAAATCGGTTTAGTTGACGATTTTAGTATCGTTGTGCCTAAAGGTGAAAAACCTATCGTTAGCACAAAAATTGCAATTCAAGCAGATATTAAAGCCCCTATTCAAGAAGGTCAAATTTTAGGGAAACTTATTACCAGTGTCGATGACCAAGTAGTTGCGGAAAAACCTTTAGTCGCCTTAGAAGCCGTTGAAGAAGCAGGTTTTTTATCACGTTTAATTGACCATATTAAACAATTTTTCACTAATTTATTCTAA
- a CDS encoding ogr/Delta-like zinc finger family protein, with product MSKSIGVYCPHCGTRMTVNGRKRPSPVLHQLNAVCKNPKCSATFSANVEIVNAIQPSLNPNPNVQGSLRSLNVWFKQLDIILQGAKNNPNEQTISHAQGFIQALYFCNMIDLAEAQQYTRQIATETGIAP from the coding sequence ATGAGCAAATCCATCGGTGTATATTGTCCCCATTGTGGTACTCGCATGACGGTCAATGGTCGCAAACGCCCAAGTCCAGTCTTACATCAACTCAATGCAGTCTGTAAAAATCCAAAATGTTCAGCCACTTTTAGTGCCAACGTTGAGATAGTCAATGCCATTCAACCGAGCCTAAATCCCAATCCTAATGTACAAGGTTCATTACGCTCACTCAATGTATGGTTTAAGCAACTCGACATCATCTTACAAGGTGCAAAAAACAACCCAAATGAGCAGACCATTTCCCACGCACAAGGTTTTATCCAAGCCTTGTATTTTTGCAATATGATTGACTTAGCAGAGGCTCAACAGTACACACGCCAAATCGCAACCGAGACAGGGATAGCACCATGA
- a CDS encoding toprim domain-containing protein encodes MNIKQKIDDRLNQMFNFKRVGEWYRQGICPQCGKKELFTHAENPRIVKCGRLNKCGYEEHVKDICQDLFKDWSKEFPRTKESPTATADAYLSHARGFDVIALRGLYSQELFRNDLKFPDQVSATVRFAIDSETYWERIIDRPERFGRQKANIVGKISGKYWTMHKAEQIKTADEIWIVEGIFDAIALNMALKNMGIIAVSCISSQNYPSDLLAQIDKKQQIVWAFDNDPAGKKAILKFHQRAIEEGFKSSAVLPNASNDWNDLFERDLLTDDDLKKYRHYGALHIAENANDTALLIFNYYQRQLKQFHFTHQYKTYWFKLDAKEYEDNLETQLQICDSTAEAEKQALQQTAKIEQICNATLKALYFQRDVLTDTAHYFFQIHSEQGTVQETFSPEQLTSKNNFTNRLLSVSAGAWWTGSEKQLQTIAQRETEHLKEVKTIDYMGYSKEHGTYVFACHAVHQGRIIDINEHDYYRAGKTDLKTLAKSPTITLTHETFKGDWWQDFYTINGEKGLILLAWWTGSYFAEQIRAKHSSFPFMEFVGQAGAGKSSLIEFLWKLSGRNDRKEGINPNSSSMVAVHRTMAQLSNLPVVFIEGDRKTEKAKQKFDWDELKDAFNGQNIRSRGVKTTGNETYEPPFRGAIMISQNDPIQASEAILSRTLHIFVDTKGHNYKNKLIANRLYSIEPDIACQYISHCLKNENKILETFWQKTAEIEKEYHDMGITHTRIALCHAQISAMIDAIAEHVLKDIIDLEEICDAKKLLEQMAQKRIHDLSADHIFVQQFFEVFEYLEANSAPAFKLNHYSEEIPYIAINLNEVYKQAHRHYQALPDINEMRDLLRSSRHYKFIEMNKQVKTANYPSEEGKQLETDVRSKRNVKCWIFQKPR; translated from the coding sequence ATGAACATTAAACAAAAAATTGATGACCGCCTAAATCAAATGTTTAATTTTAAACGTGTAGGCGAATGGTATCGTCAAGGTATCTGCCCACAGTGCGGTAAAAAAGAATTGTTTACACATGCGGAAAATCCACGCATTGTAAAATGTGGTCGCTTAAATAAATGCGGATACGAAGAACACGTTAAAGACATTTGCCAAGATTTATTTAAGGACTGGTCAAAAGAATTTCCACGCACCAAAGAAAGTCCAACCGCCACCGCAGATGCTTACTTAAGCCATGCTCGTGGTTTTGATGTGATTGCCTTGCGTGGATTATATAGCCAAGAATTATTCCGCAACGACTTAAAATTTCCTGACCAAGTCTCGGCAACCGTACGTTTTGCCATCGACAGCGAAACTTATTGGGAGCGGATTATTGACCGACCAGAACGTTTTGGACGACAAAAAGCCAATATCGTGGGTAAAATTAGCGGTAAATATTGGACAATGCACAAGGCTGAGCAAATTAAAACAGCTGATGAAATATGGATTGTAGAAGGGATTTTTGATGCCATCGCCTTAAACATGGCACTTAAAAATATGGGGATTATCGCTGTATCGTGTATATCTAGCCAAAATTATCCAAGCGATTTATTAGCACAAATAGACAAAAAACAACAGATTGTATGGGCATTTGATAATGATCCAGCAGGCAAAAAAGCCATTCTAAAATTCCATCAACGTGCGATTGAAGAAGGTTTTAAATCATCAGCAGTGTTGCCCAATGCAAGCAACGACTGGAATGATTTATTTGAACGTGATTTATTAACCGATGATGACCTAAAAAAATATCGTCATTATGGGGCATTACATATCGCTGAAAATGCCAATGACACGGCATTATTGATTTTTAATTATTACCAACGCCAACTTAAACAATTTCATTTTACCCATCAATATAAAACTTATTGGTTCAAGCTCGATGCCAAAGAGTATGAAGATAATTTAGAAACACAACTACAAATTTGTGATAGCACCGCAGAAGCGGAAAAACAAGCCCTACAGCAAACCGCCAAAATCGAACAAATTTGTAATGCCACACTCAAAGCATTATATTTCCAACGTGATGTTTTGACTGACACAGCTCATTACTTTTTTCAGATTCATAGCGAGCAAGGCACGGTACAAGAAACATTTTCGCCAGAACAACTTACATCTAAAAATAACTTTACCAACCGCCTACTCTCCGTATCTGCAGGGGCATGGTGGACAGGCTCAGAAAAGCAATTACAAACCATCGCCCAACGTGAAACCGAACATCTCAAAGAAGTCAAAACCATCGACTACATGGGTTACAGCAAAGAGCATGGCACTTATGTTTTTGCCTGTCATGCGGTACATCAAGGGCGAATTATCGATATTAACGAGCATGATTATTATCGTGCAGGAAAAACAGATTTAAAAACCCTTGCCAAAAGCCCAACCATCACACTCACACATGAAACGTTTAAAGGCGACTGGTGGCAAGATTTTTACACTATCAATGGCGAAAAAGGCTTAATTTTATTGGCATGGTGGACAGGCTCATATTTTGCTGAACAAATCCGTGCCAAACACTCAAGTTTCCCATTTATGGAATTTGTCGGTCAAGCGGGTGCAGGTAAATCATCATTGATTGAGTTTTTGTGGAAACTATCAGGACGAAACGACCGTAAAGAAGGGATTAACCCTAATTCATCATCAATGGTAGCGGTACACCGTACAATGGCTCAATTATCAAATTTGCCTGTAGTATTTATTGAAGGCGACCGCAAAACCGAAAAAGCCAAGCAAAAATTTGACTGGGACGAACTCAAAGATGCCTTTAACGGTCAAAATATCCGCAGTCGTGGCGTTAAGACTACAGGAAACGAAACTTATGAACCGCCATTTAGGGGTGCAATTATGATTAGCCAAAATGACCCAATTCAGGCGAGCGAGGCAATATTAAGCCGTACGCTACATATTTTTGTCGATACAAAGGGGCATAATTATAAAAATAAACTGATTGCCAATCGTTTATACAGTATTGAGCCTGATATTGCTTGTCAATATATCAGTCATTGCCTTAAAAACGAGAATAAAATCCTTGAAACATTTTGGCAAAAAACTGCAGAAATCGAAAAAGAATATCATGATATGGGCATTACTCATACTCGTATTGCATTATGCCATGCTCAAATATCAGCAATGATTGATGCAATTGCTGAACACGTTTTAAAAGATATTATCGACCTGGAAGAAATTTGCGATGCAAAAAAATTATTGGAACAAATGGCTCAAAAACGTATCCATGATTTATCTGCCGACCATATTTTTGTACAGCAATTTTTTGAAGTGTTTGAATATCTTGAAGCAAATTCAGCTCCTGCATTTAAACTTAATCATTATTCAGAAGAAATTCCGTATATCGCTATCAATTTGAATGAAGTGTATAAACAGGCTCATCGACATTATCAAGCCCTGCCAGATATTAATGAAATGCGAGATTTATTACGCAGTAGCCGACATTATAAATTTATTGAAATGAATAAACAGGTTAAAACAGCAAATTATCCAAGCGAAGAAGGCAAACAGCTTGAAACTGATGTAAGAAGTAAACGTAACGTGAAATGTTGGATTTTCCAAAAACCACGTTAA
- a CDS encoding GPW/gp25 family protein, producing MIGMDKNNGRQIDDSSPEFVHLRQSIHDILTTLKGTRICRRSYGSLVPNLIDQPCNEATKVRLFSAIATALIEFEPRLKISHVRLLSMSENGWQVEVVGKCMIYQQVQAYTQYINLGRST from the coding sequence ATGATTGGTATGGATAAAAATAATGGTCGTCAGATTGATGACAGCTCGCCTGAATTTGTGCATTTACGTCAATCCATTCATGACATTTTAACCACATTAAAAGGCACTCGTATTTGTCGTCGCTCGTATGGCTCGCTAGTGCCAAACTTGATAGACCAGCCATGCAATGAAGCAACCAAAGTACGTCTATTTAGTGCCATTGCAACGGCTTTAATTGAGTTTGAGCCACGTTTAAAAATTAGTCATGTGCGACTTTTATCCATGAGTGAAAACGGCTGGCAAGTGGAAGTTGTGGGTAAGTGTATGATTTATCAACAGGTACAAGCCTATACACAATATATCAATTTGGGGAGAAGTACATGA
- a CDS encoding site-specific integrase, translating into MSYSIYLVQKSNKYKADVQYQGCRRTKTFAKKSDAKAWAITTERDMMLNHNTQLALSSTVKVISLYDALSAYAHDVSPTKKTAKKEQKMLARLQRELPNVDWPIQNYRGDFIQAWQNQNMNRIFKPLKANSILRIYSTLGDFFSWCVKKKWITTNPLKDVDKPNESPHRERRIELHEAEAILKELDYVVGDVPSSKNQQVGLIFMIALATGMRSGEIVNRLVSEVDLVKRVVIIPMTKIGTKRIVPLDNFALFLWKLALQIQRGQSQRVFSIKDGSRDTLFRKARDKAGIVNLTFHDTRHESASLMAKRLANPLTLCKVFGWKNVNRALTYYNPTADEIADELNQSQGLDVLFKSA; encoded by the coding sequence ATGAGTTATTCGATTTATTTAGTGCAAAAATCAAACAAATATAAAGCTGATGTGCAATATCAAGGCTGTCGCAGGACTAAAACTTTTGCCAAGAAATCGGATGCAAAAGCGTGGGCAATCACAACTGAGCGAGATATGATGCTTAATCACAATACTCAGCTTGCTTTATCATCAACGGTAAAAGTGATAAGTTTGTATGATGCTTTATCTGCATATGCTCATGATGTTTCGCCAACTAAAAAGACTGCAAAAAAAGAGCAAAAAATGTTAGCTCGGTTACAACGAGAGTTACCTAATGTCGATTGGCCCATTCAGAATTATCGTGGTGATTTTATTCAAGCGTGGCAAAATCAAAATATGAATAGAATATTTAAGCCATTGAAAGCCAATAGTATTTTGCGAATTTATTCAACATTAGGGGATTTTTTTAGTTGGTGTGTGAAGAAAAAATGGATAACTACTAATCCCCTAAAAGATGTTGATAAGCCGAATGAAAGTCCACATCGAGAACGTCGTATTGAATTGCATGAAGCTGAAGCAATTTTAAAAGAGTTGGATTATGTGGTTGGTGATGTACCAAGTAGCAAAAATCAACAAGTCGGTTTGATTTTTATGATTGCCCTTGCCACAGGTATGCGGTCGGGCGAAATCGTTAATCGGCTAGTATCAGAAGTTGATTTAGTAAAAAGAGTAGTTATTATCCCTATGACTAAAATCGGCACAAAACGCATTGTACCACTTGATAATTTTGCTTTGTTTTTGTGGAAATTAGCGTTACAAATACAGCGTGGACAAAGTCAGCGTGTATTTTCGATTAAAGATGGTAGTCGTGATACATTGTTTCGCAAGGCTCGTGATAAAGCAGGGATTGTCAATTTAACATTTCACGATACACGTCATGAATCAGCAAGTTTAATGGCTAAACGCTTGGCTAATCCACTTACTTTATGTAAAGTTTTTGGCTGGAAAAATGTCAATCGTGCATTAACTTATTACAATCCAACGGCTGATGAAATTGCTGATGAGTTAAATCAATCACAAGGTTTAGATGTATTATTTAAATCGGCTTAA
- a CDS encoding type II toxin-antitoxin system YafQ family toxin: MPRSIVLSSPFKRDARKHYLELVSHAWSEVLYLLIHDLPLPAKYSDHALQGELKGFRDCHIRPDLVLIYSKYDDKLELNRLGTHSELF; encoded by the coding sequence ATGCCACGTTCTATTGTTTTATCTTCACCTTTTAAACGAGATGCACGTAAGCATTATTTAGAATTGGTCAGCCATGCGTGGTCTGAAGTGTTGTATTTATTGATTCATGATTTACCACTCCCTGCAAAATACAGCGACCATGCTCTACAAGGCGAATTAAAAGGTTTTCGTGATTGTCATATCCGTCCTGATTTGGTGCTGATTTATAGTAAATATGATGATAAATTAGAACTCAACAGACTGGGAACGCATTCCGAACTATTTTAA
- a CDS encoding phage baseplate assembly protein V, whose amino-acid sequence MNLAQHHAELDRLVHNLAVIGRVIAVQNGKARFEIGDNQTDWLTIPSMACGVLSIWRSPSVGEQFLLISSSGDFNNAVPVVAIPSQIFPMPSLNPDEIKIKFPAGEMTLNQQSGVADLQLSELNITADVNVTGTITASGDVVAGGISLQQHTHGGVKNGGGSTGVAQ is encoded by the coding sequence ATGAATCTTGCCCAACATCACGCTGAACTTGACCGTTTAGTCCATAACCTTGCGGTGATTGGACGTGTCATTGCCGTACAAAATGGCAAGGCCCGTTTTGAGATTGGCGACAATCAAACTGATTGGCTGACTATACCCTCTATGGCGTGTGGAGTATTATCGATTTGGCGGTCTCCATCAGTCGGTGAGCAATTTTTGCTTATCTCATCATCTGGCGATTTTAATAATGCTGTGCCAGTGGTGGCGATTCCTAGTCAGATATTCCCCATGCCAAGCCTAAATCCTGATGAAATTAAAATCAAATTTCCAGCGGGTGAAATGACACTTAATCAACAATCAGGCGTGGCGGATTTACAACTATCAGAACTGAATATTACCGCTGATGTCAATGTTACAGGCACAATCACGGCAAGCGGTGATGTAGTGGCAGGTGGTATTAGCCTACAACAACACACGCATGGCGGTGTAAAAAATGGCGGTGGCTCGACAGGAGTAGCACAATAA